The Brassica napus cultivar Da-Ae chromosome C7, Da-Ae, whole genome shotgun sequence genome has a segment encoding these proteins:
- the LOC125590646 gene encoding uncharacterized protein LOC125590646 gives MSSFIPSDYKALDLSGDNYLDWAINTSAVLKSRGLGKCIKYGNDTLACERHRAIMIMRHHLCEDLRDEFGYVNDPHNLWSFLNSRFCEPLLHESKKKWEALRFQDYESVDNYHSDFMRITYSLRLCGELVTNEDLLNKTRDTFHSEEVLLSHQAKGFTTYYDLFSYLLDIEQKKQKMMDNIRRFNDIMEIYYEVLDSEMKIPEANKATFDKKRSEEDSEWTLMDHEVGLYIE, from the coding sequence atgtcgagttTCATACCCTCAGATTACAAAGCCCttgatctctctggagataattatcttgATTGGGCTATAAACACTTCAGCCGTcttgaagtctagaggacttgGGAAGTGCATCAAGTATGGCAATGACACCCTTGCGTGTGAAAGACACAGAGCCATAATGATTATGCGACACCATCTCTGTGAGGACCTAAGAGACGAGTTTGGATATGTTAATGATCCTCATAATCTCTGGTCATTTTTGAATTCTAGATTCTGTGAGCCATTGTTGCacgaatccaagaaaaaatggGAAGCTCTAAGGTTCCAGGATTATGAATCCGTGGACAATTATCACTCTGATTTTATGAGAATCACCTATAGTCTTAGACTATGTGGTGAATTGGTAACAAACGAGGATTTGTTAAACAAAACTCGTGACACATTCCATTCAGAGGAAGTGTTGTTATCACATCAGGCCaaaggtttcaccacctatTATGATCTGTTctcatatttattagacattgagCAAAAGAAGCAGAAAATGATGGATAACATCAGACGGTTTAATGACATCATGGAGATATATTATGAAGTACTAGACAGTGAGATGAAAATCCCTGAAGCTAATAAAGCCACATTTGATAAGAAGAGATCTGAGGAGGATTCCGAGTGGACACTCATGGACCATGAGGTCGGattatacattgaataa